Proteins encoded in a region of the Paenibacillus sp. W2I17 genome:
- a CDS encoding alpha-L-fucosidase → MNHELQSAEWITTAAQIRPSERQLRWQEMEFYGFIHFTVNTFTDREWGTGEEDPLIFNPSELSAAQWVQACKAAGMKGLILTCKHHDGFCLWPSQFTAHTVAASPWRNGTGDLVREVADACREGGLKFGVYLSPWDRHEATYGDSERYNEFFLHQLRELLTNYGDIFCVWFDGACGEGPNGKRQVYDWDAYYALIRELQPEAVISVCGPDVRWCGNEAGHTRESEWSVVPAHMQDNEKIQEQSQQVDDGEFARRINTQDSDLGSREIIRSQGDPLIWYPAEVNTSIRPGWFYHASEDDQVKTLEELLAVYYGAVGGNATFLLNLPPDTRGLIHERDVERLQELGDSLRTIFQENLALQALVKASETMDEQHAVSEVLTEHRDTYWCPHEGTEQAWIELDLQEERSFDRVVLMEHIQTGQRIERFTLESQRADGGWEEFYKGTVVGHKRICCFPQVTSRKMRLSIHESRWCPTLSRLGVYLSERGGL, encoded by the coding sequence ATGAATCATGAACTGCAATCAGCCGAATGGATTACAACCGCAGCGCAGATCCGCCCATCCGAACGCCAGTTGAGATGGCAGGAGATGGAGTTTTACGGGTTTATTCATTTTACGGTAAATACATTCACGGATCGGGAATGGGGCACTGGGGAGGAAGACCCGTTGATCTTCAATCCTTCTGAACTGAGCGCAGCGCAATGGGTGCAGGCGTGCAAGGCTGCCGGGATGAAGGGGCTGATTTTGACGTGTAAGCATCATGATGGATTTTGTTTGTGGCCAAGTCAGTTTACAGCGCATACGGTCGCGGCTAGTCCGTGGAGGAACGGTACGGGGGATTTGGTTCGGGAAGTCGCCGATGCCTGCCGTGAGGGCGGATTGAAGTTTGGCGTGTACCTGTCTCCTTGGGATCGGCATGAAGCCACTTATGGAGATTCCGAGAGGTATAACGAGTTTTTCCTCCATCAGTTGCGCGAGCTGCTCACGAATTATGGCGACATCTTCTGTGTATGGTTTGATGGCGCGTGCGGAGAAGGTCCAAATGGCAAAAGGCAGGTCTACGATTGGGATGCATACTACGCACTTATTCGTGAACTTCAGCCCGAAGCTGTCATCTCGGTATGTGGTCCGGATGTTCGCTGGTGTGGCAATGAGGCGGGACACACACGGGAATCGGAATGGAGCGTTGTGCCAGCGCATATGCAGGATAATGAGAAGATTCAGGAGCAATCGCAGCAGGTGGATGATGGCGAGTTTGCCAGAAGGATAAATACGCAGGACAGTGATTTGGGGAGCCGAGAGATCATTCGTTCCCAAGGTGACCCACTGATCTGGTACCCTGCCGAGGTGAATACCTCAATTCGCCCGGGATGGTTCTATCATGCCAGTGAAGATGATCAGGTCAAAACACTGGAAGAACTACTCGCCGTCTATTACGGCGCAGTGGGGGGCAACGCCACCTTTTTACTCAATCTGCCACCGGATACGCGTGGTCTCATTCACGAACGGGATGTGGAGCGACTACAGGAATTGGGAGATTCACTGCGTACCATTTTTCAGGAAAATTTGGCCTTGCAGGCGCTGGTAAAAGCATCGGAGACGATGGATGAACAACATGCCGTATCGGAAGTGCTGACGGAACACAGGGATACGTATTGGTGTCCGCATGAAGGAACGGAGCAGGCTTGGATCGAGCTGGATTTGCAGGAAGAACGATCGTTTGACCGGGTGGTACTGATGGAACATATCCAGACAGGCCAACGGATTGAGCGTTTTACACTGGAGTCGCAGAGGGCAGATGGTGGTTGGGAAGAGTTTTACAAGGGGACGGTGGTGGGGCATAAGCGAATTTGCTGTTTCCCACAGGTCACATCGAGAAAGATGCGATTAAGCATTCATGAATCCAGATGGTGCCCAACGTTGTCTAGGTTAGGCGTATATCTGAGCGAGCGGGGAGGGTTGTAA
- a CDS encoding copper homeostasis protein CutC gives MERQPVLEVIAVNVEDAKAAEEGGADRIELVSAMSEGGLTPSYGVMEHVVSQVFIPVYVMIRPHSRSFRYSADDIHAMTRDIRVAKELGAAGIVIGALTGEGEVDLLSLQSCMAEAQGLGVTFHRAIDVSASLTEALKAINTLGNVERVLTSGGKRTAPEAILELKQIQELGQTLNIAVMAGSGVTIEGIETLVSQTGITEIHMGSGVRREGSFDHPADSQLIAQAKQQLLHASQPFMDSSAIRNGPKSKDGPVT, from the coding sequence ATGGAAAGACAGCCTGTATTGGAAGTCATTGCTGTGAATGTGGAAGATGCCAAGGCAGCTGAAGAGGGAGGGGCCGATCGGATTGAGCTGGTGTCTGCGATGTCTGAAGGAGGACTTACCCCCAGTTATGGTGTCATGGAGCATGTGGTCTCCCAGGTATTCATTCCGGTGTATGTCATGATCCGTCCCCACAGCCGCTCGTTCCGCTATAGCGCAGATGACATCCACGCCATGACCCGTGATATTCGCGTGGCGAAGGAACTTGGAGCCGCTGGCATCGTGATCGGAGCCCTCACGGGAGAGGGTGAAGTGGACCTTCTATCCTTGCAATCATGTATGGCGGAAGCTCAGGGTTTGGGCGTTACGTTTCATCGTGCAATTGATGTGAGCGCAAGCCTGACTGAGGCACTCAAGGCCATTAACACATTGGGCAACGTGGAGCGTGTGCTTACATCGGGAGGGAAACGGACAGCGCCTGAAGCCATACTGGAACTGAAACAGATTCAGGAACTGGGGCAAACCTTGAACATCGCTGTCATGGCAGGGTCTGGGGTCACCATAGAGGGAATTGAAACGCTAGTGAGTCAGACGGGCATCACGGAGATCCATATGGGATCAGGTGTACGCCGTGAAGGAAGCTTTGACCATCCCGCAGATTCGCAGCTTATCGCTCAAGCCAAGCAGCAGTTATTGCATGCATCACAGCCATTCATGGACAGTAGTGCAATCCGTAACGGTCCAAAAAGCAAGGATGGTCCAGTGACATAG
- a CDS encoding glycoside hydrolase family 3 C-terminal domain-containing protein, giving the protein MSTHQIGVPLEGFAEFSRTVAAEGAVLLRNEGQVLPLRENENVSVFGRIQVNYYRSGTGSGGSVHVAYTTNLLDGLRSKKNITVNEELAAVYEKWIEENPFDDGGKVWAAEPWNQKEMPLTDELVAQARSKSSKAIIVIGRTAGEDQDNADAPGSYQLTEDEKAMLKQVTSQFEHTIVVLNVSNIIDMSWLNETYLHPIQSVIYSWHGGMEGGNAIADVLAGDVTPSGKLTDTIAYSIEDYPSTSNYGNEFKNLYQEDIYVGYRYFETFRPERVQFEFGYGLSYTTFLAQHEEAKSVSKDGETYIEVRVNVTNSGTTYAGKEVVQVYYEAPQGKLGQPVKALVAFGKTGLLQPGESELLTISFPIHAMASYDDAGVTGFASAYVLEEGTYRLHVGTSVKQVQHISIDGQDGYIIESLQVVEQLQEAMAPTEDFTRMKPGSRKEDGSYELTYAEVPKRKISMANRIEQNLPQTLEQTGNQGHKLSDVKAGKVSLETFIAQLSDQDLAAIVRGEGMSSPLVTSGTASAFGGVSDSLFNYGIPVACTADGPSGIRMDSGEKATQVSIGTLLAATWNKDLVEELYVMEGQELLRNQVDTLLGPGLNIRRSPLNGRNFEYFSEDPLISGVFAAACTKGIMKGGSNATLKHFACNNQEKHRSKVDAVVSERALREIYLKGFEIAVKEGGANSIMTSYNPVNGHWAASNYDLNTTILRGEWNFEGIVMTDWWAIMNDVTEGGEADRKYTNWMIRAQNDLYMVVPNYGAEINGWDDNTIESLENGTLTRGELQRSAINICKFIMNAPVSGRKHEIVENVASFQANASLSVAQAQALVENAQVKPEVAEPVYMKVDEAGHYRIIVQIMSPEPELAQSACNLLLNDQLVTTIQTNGTEGKWIRQKLVKVDLEAGLYELKLDFTKPGLQIDWIEFKQV; this is encoded by the coding sequence TTGAGCACACATCAAATCGGGGTTCCATTGGAAGGGTTTGCAGAGTTTAGTCGTACGGTTGCCGCAGAAGGAGCCGTTTTACTCAGAAATGAAGGCCAAGTGCTTCCACTTCGTGAAAACGAAAACGTTTCAGTTTTCGGACGGATTCAAGTCAATTATTATCGCAGCGGCACAGGTTCAGGCGGTAGTGTTCATGTGGCCTACACAACGAATCTATTGGATGGTCTGCGCAGCAAAAAGAATATTACGGTGAATGAAGAGCTGGCAGCTGTCTATGAGAAGTGGATTGAGGAAAATCCATTTGATGATGGCGGAAAAGTATGGGCGGCTGAGCCATGGAATCAGAAAGAAATGCCTTTGACGGATGAACTGGTTGCACAGGCCAGAAGCAAGTCTAGCAAAGCCATTATCGTTATTGGACGTACAGCAGGAGAAGACCAGGATAATGCGGATGCGCCAGGAAGTTACCAACTGACAGAAGATGAGAAAGCGATGTTGAAGCAAGTTACTTCGCAGTTCGAACACACAATTGTTGTGTTGAATGTCTCAAATATCATCGACATGAGCTGGTTAAACGAAACGTATCTACATCCGATCCAAAGCGTAATTTACTCCTGGCATGGCGGTATGGAGGGTGGTAATGCGATTGCCGATGTGCTGGCGGGGGACGTTACACCAAGCGGTAAACTGACAGATACGATTGCATATTCCATTGAAGATTACCCTTCGACAAGCAACTACGGTAATGAGTTCAAGAACCTGTATCAGGAAGATATCTATGTAGGTTATCGTTATTTCGAAACGTTTCGACCTGAGCGCGTTCAGTTTGAATTCGGTTACGGCCTGTCTTATACGACGTTTTTGGCCCAGCACGAAGAAGCAAAATCAGTGTCCAAAGACGGTGAAACCTACATTGAAGTTCGTGTAAATGTGACCAACTCAGGCACAACATATGCGGGCAAAGAGGTTGTGCAGGTCTACTATGAAGCACCACAAGGCAAACTGGGACAACCGGTGAAGGCTTTGGTGGCTTTTGGCAAAACAGGATTGTTGCAGCCGGGCGAGTCAGAACTTCTGACGATCAGCTTCCCGATCCATGCCATGGCATCCTATGATGATGCGGGTGTTACAGGTTTTGCTTCCGCGTACGTATTGGAAGAAGGCACATACCGACTGCATGTAGGAACCAGTGTGAAACAAGTGCAGCATATCAGCATTGATGGCCAGGATGGCTATATTATTGAATCTCTTCAAGTGGTGGAGCAACTGCAAGAAGCGATGGCCCCAACTGAAGATTTTACACGGATGAAACCAGGTTCGCGCAAGGAAGATGGATCTTATGAACTGACTTATGCAGAAGTACCGAAACGTAAGATATCCATGGCGAACCGGATTGAGCAGAATCTCCCACAAACGCTGGAGCAGACGGGTAATCAGGGCCACAAGCTGAGTGACGTTAAGGCTGGCAAAGTGAGTCTGGAAACCTTCATCGCTCAACTGAGTGATCAGGATCTGGCGGCGATTGTCCGTGGTGAAGGCATGAGCAGTCCGCTCGTTACTTCGGGGACGGCATCTGCATTTGGTGGTGTCAGCGACAGCCTGTTTAACTACGGTATTCCGGTAGCATGTACGGCAGATGGCCCGTCCGGTATTCGTATGGATAGTGGCGAGAAGGCGACACAGGTATCCATTGGTACGTTGCTTGCGGCGACATGGAACAAGGATCTTGTTGAAGAGTTGTATGTGATGGAAGGACAGGAATTGCTGAGAAATCAGGTGGATACCCTGCTCGGACCTGGACTCAATATCCGCCGGAGCCCGCTTAATGGCCGGAACTTTGAGTACTTCTCCGAAGATCCACTGATCTCGGGTGTATTTGCCGCAGCATGTACGAAAGGTATCATGAAGGGTGGTTCCAATGCCACACTGAAACACTTTGCCTGCAACAATCAGGAGAAACACCGCAGTAAAGTAGATGCTGTTGTCTCCGAACGTGCACTGCGTGAAATTTACCTGAAAGGGTTCGAAATCGCTGTAAAAGAAGGCGGAGCGAACTCCATCATGACTTCCTACAACCCGGTTAACGGGCACTGGGCGGCATCCAATTACGACCTGAATACGACGATCCTGCGCGGCGAATGGAATTTCGAGGGTATCGTAATGACCGACTGGTGGGCGATTATGAACGATGTGACCGAAGGTGGAGAGGCTGATCGCAAATACACGAACTGGATGATTCGTGCGCAGAATGATCTCTACATGGTTGTGCCGAACTACGGCGCAGAGATTAATGGCTGGGACGATAACACGATTGAATCCTTGGAAAATGGAACACTTACGCGCGGAGAACTGCAACGTTCCGCGATTAACATCTGCAAGTTCATCATGAATGCACCGGTGTCCGGCAGAAAGCACGAGATCGTGGAGAACGTCGCTTCATTCCAAGCGAATGCATCCCTATCTGTTGCACAAGCTCAGGCACTGGTTGAGAACGCACAGGTGAAACCTGAAGTAGCTGAACCCGTCTACATGAAAGTGGACGAGGCCGGCCATTATCGGATTATCGTACAGATCATGTCCCCTGAGCCGGAACTCGCTCAAAGTGCATGTAACCTGCTCCTGAATGACCAGTTGGTAACTACCATTCAAACAAATGGTACGGAAGGTAAATGGATCAGACAGAAACTTGTCAAAGTAGATCTTGAAGCAGGACTGTATGAATTGAAACTGGACTTCACGAAACCAGGCCTCCAGATTGACTGGATCGAATTCAAACAGGTGTAG
- a CDS encoding low temperature requirement protein A: MMEKKVTWLELFYDLLFVAAVAKAGHVLLHAEHGVITFEYLMKFVLIFIPVWWAWVGQTLFINRYGQDILIHRIFLILQLLSVMVMTASLSTHFDQYYLSFFVGYIGSRAFTAIQYLTVHKSKSEHQQQAARYLGICFLIGILISSGSLFFDSWLRYLILYVGIAVDIVLPLIGRKNLVKVPVQTHHLLERFALFTLILLGESVVSIIAVLQADHWDMKSILFAAFTSIFVIAMWWQYFDNVEKKVSKEIQTAGQAIIYGHLFIYISMSMIAASIQLLYQNQLNYVFMLGFVFGSTLLYFLSTSLVFHRYRHAHLRLRPRHLAVMVGLLVAFVLVDLIYRVPGYVIMGEEMLFFLVYAKLTT; encoded by the coding sequence ATGATGGAGAAAAAGGTTACCTGGCTGGAGCTGTTTTACGATCTGCTCTTTGTAGCAGCGGTCGCCAAAGCGGGTCATGTCTTATTGCATGCCGAACACGGAGTAATTACGTTTGAATATCTAATGAAGTTTGTGCTTATTTTTATCCCTGTTTGGTGGGCATGGGTTGGTCAGACCTTGTTTATTAACCGCTATGGTCAAGACATCCTGATCCATCGAATATTCCTCATCCTTCAGCTTCTGTCCGTTATGGTCATGACGGCGAGCCTTTCTACTCATTTTGACCAATACTACCTGTCCTTCTTCGTTGGATATATCGGTTCACGGGCATTTACGGCGATTCAGTATCTGACGGTTCACAAGTCGAAAAGCGAGCATCAACAGCAAGCCGCTCGTTACTTGGGTATCTGTTTCCTCATTGGGATCTTGATCTCATCAGGTTCATTGTTCTTCGATTCCTGGTTACGCTACTTGATTTTGTATGTGGGGATTGCCGTGGATATTGTACTTCCGTTGATTGGACGTAAAAACTTGGTGAAAGTGCCCGTTCAGACCCATCACTTGTTGGAACGTTTCGCACTCTTTACACTTATCCTGCTTGGTGAATCGGTGGTAAGCATTATCGCTGTGCTGCAAGCCGATCATTGGGATATGAAATCCATCCTGTTTGCCGCCTTTACGTCCATCTTTGTCATTGCGATGTGGTGGCAGTACTTCGACAACGTGGAGAAAAAGGTCAGCAAAGAGATTCAGACTGCCGGGCAAGCGATCATATACGGCCATCTGTTCATCTACATCTCCATGAGCATGATCGCTGCTTCAATTCAGCTGTTATATCAGAATCAGTTAAACTATGTGTTCATGCTAGGGTTTGTGTTTGGATCAACGCTGCTATATTTCTTGTCGACCTCACTTGTGTTCCACCGTTACAGACACGCACATCTACGACTCCGGCCACGTCATCTGGCAGTGATGGTAGGGTTGCTGGTGGCATTTGTCCTTGTTGATCTGATCTATCGGGTTCCGGGTTATGTCATCATGGGCGAAGAGATGTTATTCTTCCTGGTGTATGCGAAACTTACAACTTGA
- a CDS encoding ring-cleaving dioxygenase, which yields MTIQTAGIHHITAFAGDPQANVDFYAGVLGLRLVKKTINFDAPDVYHLYFGDEHGSPGTIITFFPSAGSPRGKIGGGQVGITSYVIPPGSIGFWQNRLEQYNIEVTKTSRFNEDLLQFEDGEGLRLELVEREEGATSTWAHEGIPTDKAIKGFGGAVLFSVNPQRTMDALEKILGFVRVSENEEYARFRSSGDIGNVVDVPVTRMALGMGGAGTVHHIAWRAKDDEEHAQWSEAVREYGYQPTPVRDRQYFNAIYFREAGGILFEIATDPPGFAKDEPADSLGQKLMLPEWFEKYRPQIEDNLQPIEVRTLVPATAAN from the coding sequence ATGACTATTCAAACAGCAGGTATTCACCATATTACAGCTTTCGCAGGAGATCCACAGGCTAACGTAGATTTTTATGCCGGAGTTCTGGGACTTCGTCTGGTGAAAAAAACAATCAACTTCGATGCACCTGATGTATATCATCTGTATTTTGGCGATGAACACGGAAGCCCAGGTACCATCATTACCTTCTTCCCATCCGCTGGATCACCACGGGGCAAAATTGGCGGAGGTCAGGTCGGCATCACTTCCTATGTCATTCCTCCTGGGTCGATTGGCTTCTGGCAGAATCGGCTGGAACAGTATAACATTGAGGTAACCAAAACAAGTCGCTTCAATGAAGACCTGCTTCAATTCGAAGATGGCGAAGGCCTGCGGCTTGAGCTTGTTGAACGGGAAGAGGGAGCAACCAGCACTTGGGCGCACGAAGGCATTCCAACAGATAAAGCAATCAAAGGCTTCGGCGGTGCTGTCCTGTTCAGTGTTAACCCGCAAAGAACGATGGATGCTCTTGAGAAAATTTTGGGATTTGTCAGAGTGAGTGAAAATGAAGAGTATGCTCGTTTCCGGTCCAGCGGGGATATCGGTAATGTCGTAGATGTTCCAGTGACCCGTATGGCTCTGGGTATGGGCGGCGCAGGAACCGTGCACCATATTGCATGGCGCGCCAAAGATGATGAGGAGCATGCACAGTGGAGTGAAGCTGTACGCGAGTATGGCTACCAACCGACTCCAGTTCGGGATCGTCAGTACTTTAATGCAATCTACTTCAGAGAAGCTGGCGGCATTCTGTTTGAAATTGCTACAGATCCTCCGGGCTTTGCCAAAGATGAACCTGCTGATTCGCTTGGACAAAAATTGATGCTGCCTGAGTGGTTCGAGAAATATCGTCCTCAAATTGAGGACAATCTGCAACCGATCGAAGTCAGAACGCTCGTACCTGCTACAGCTGCGAATTAA
- a CDS encoding DUF896 domain-containing protein, whose translation MIIPTLTRINELSRKAKEGGLTEMEKEEQVRLRQEYLQTFRGSVNDILLNATIYDPNGDDVTPDKLKQEQANQNNG comes from the coding sequence ATGATTATCCCAACATTGACCAGAATAAATGAACTTTCAAGAAAAGCCAAAGAGGGCGGATTGACGGAGATGGAGAAAGAGGAACAGGTTCGTCTTCGCCAGGAATATCTGCAAACTTTTCGCGGTTCGGTCAACGACATTCTGCTGAATGCAACCATCTATGATCCAAACGGCGATGACGTGACTCCTGATAAATTGAAACAAGAACAGGCCAATCAAAATAACGGCTAG
- a CDS encoding SPFH domain-containing protein, with product MGFFRNQFSNVVEWEEFRDDMIFWKWSNREIKKGSKLIIRSGQDAIFLNNGKVEGIFEDEGSFNIDSEIIPFLSTLKGFKFGFNSGMRVEVLFVNTKEFTVRWGTQSPVLIPTPQLPGGMPIRANGTFNFKVSDYVTLIDKIAGIKQSYLVEDVKIRITSVLDQLLMKWISREGKDMFNLQANASDIAKGIQEDLDMQMMDIGIGITGFQVMSFNYPKEIQDMITKTASHEMIGNLQKYQQVSMTDGISSGKVQGGGAASDMAGMMMGMNMANEMMKNMNQNQGQNQNNNSNSSQNQNNDQKPAGNSNGDSGNSSSTEGNKKPNFCPNCGAKNEGANFCPNCGQKLG from the coding sequence ATGGGATTTTTCAGAAATCAGTTTTCGAATGTGGTGGAATGGGAAGAATTTAGAGATGACATGATATTTTGGAAATGGAGTAACCGGGAGATCAAGAAGGGGAGTAAACTCATCATCCGTTCGGGTCAGGACGCGATTTTCCTGAATAACGGTAAAGTGGAAGGCATTTTCGAGGACGAAGGATCGTTCAATATTGATTCAGAGATCATTCCGTTTCTTTCTACATTAAAAGGGTTCAAATTCGGATTTAACAGCGGCATGCGGGTCGAAGTGTTGTTTGTAAATACAAAAGAGTTCACCGTGCGGTGGGGCACGCAAAGTCCGGTGTTGATTCCAACACCACAACTCCCGGGCGGGATGCCGATTCGGGCCAACGGTACATTTAATTTTAAAGTAAGTGACTATGTGACCCTGATTGATAAGATTGCAGGCATCAAGCAGAGTTATCTGGTCGAGGATGTCAAAATCCGAATCACTTCCGTGCTGGATCAGCTTCTAATGAAGTGGATTAGCCGCGAAGGGAAGGATATGTTCAACCTGCAGGCCAATGCATCGGATATTGCCAAAGGTATTCAGGAAGATCTGGATATGCAGATGATGGACATCGGGATTGGGATTACCGGTTTCCAAGTGATGAGCTTCAACTATCCGAAAGAGATTCAGGATATGATTACAAAGACCGCTTCGCATGAGATGATTGGTAATCTGCAAAAGTATCAACAGGTCAGCATGACAGACGGCATCTCATCCGGTAAAGTACAGGGCGGCGGCGCAGCTTCGGATATGGCGGGCATGATGATGGGTATGAACATGGCCAATGAAATGATGAAAAACATGAACCAGAACCAAGGCCAAAACCAGAACAATAATTCCAATTCGTCTCAGAATCAAAATAACGACCAGAAGCCAGCGGGAAATAGCAACGGTGATTCAGGTAACTCTTCATCTACAGAAGGCAACAAGAAGCCAAACTTCTGCCCGAACTGTGGAGCCAAAAATGAAGGTGCCAACTTCTGTCCGAATTGTGGTCAAAAGCTGGGCTAA